One region of Wyeomyia smithii strain HCP4-BCI-WySm-NY-G18 chromosome 3, ASM2978416v1, whole genome shotgun sequence genomic DNA includes:
- the LOC129726983 gene encoding uncharacterized protein LOC129726983 codes for MKCIVAVLCSVVLALAVQAYPTEVDSYSKAWPVSSTVWPAYGGLYGKSAYPAWGGWSAWPAYGKSWAYGAPLAYNGLWNYGGIGYGQYW; via the exons ATGAAG TGCATCGTCGCAGTACTTTGCTCGGTAGTTCTGGCTTTGGCCGTTCAAGCTTACCCAACGGAGGTGGACAGCTACAGCAAAGCCTGGCCCGTCAGCAGCACCGTTTGGCCAGCTTACGGAGGCCTGTATGGTAAGTCTGCCTATCCGGCTTGGGGTGGTTGGTCGGCGTGGCCAGCCTACGGAAAGAGCTGGGCTTATGGCGCTCCATTGGCGTACAATGGATTGTGGAACTACGGTGGCATTGGTTATGGACAATACTGGTGA
- the LOC129726982 gene encoding adult cuticle protein 1-like, whose protein sequence is MKCIAAVVMMAIALTVVEGSAYSYAPALAYSLPYAHQYAAAPWGYAAPWEQLAYTAAAYPTAYYHQPAVPVVLAQKEARYLAANRGAIHDAPLPGHAISQQSLNLEPAPGTL, encoded by the exons ATGAAG TGCATCGCAGCTGTAGTCATGATGGCCATCGCCCTGACCGTTGTTGAAGGATCCGCGTACAGCTACGCCCCAGCGCTGGCTTACTCCCTACCGTACGCCCATCAATATGCCGCCGCTCCCTGGGGATACGCTGCCCCCTGGGAACAACTTGCTTACACTGCCGCCGCTTATCCAACCGCTTACTATCACCAGCCCGCTGTTCCCGTCGTGCTAGCCCAGAAGGAAGCTCGGTATCTGGCCGCCAACCGTGGTGCCATTCACGATGCTCCCCTTCCCGGACATGCCATCTCCCAGCAGTCGCTTAACTTGGAGCCGGCGCCGGGAACGCTGTAA